One window from the genome of Nisaea sediminum encodes:
- a CDS encoding Ldh family oxidoreductase, with protein sequence MRIPLAPLQDTITAAFVNSKVAPDMAEIVARALVRAEADGISSHGVARVPPYAEQAKCGKVDGFAKPTAQRARPGVINVDSHIGFAFPAITLGLAEGSKAAKETGVAAIGIAHSHHFGVAGHHVEDAADQGLVALAFSNTPSAIAPWGGKKALYGTNPIAFAWPRPGKPPMVIDLSVSTVARGKVMLAAKAGKSIPDDWALDADGNATTDANAALEGSMAPLGGTSAGAKGAALALMVELLCGALTGSNFGYEGTSFFEPTGAPPSIGHMILLFDSAAFGGAESFALRGEEMFAEIIAQEGARLPGDRRLILRDQAARDGVEIPDALYEDIRARAASN encoded by the coding sequence ATGCGGATACCCCTCGCGCCGCTGCAGGACACCATTACGGCCGCCTTCGTCAACAGCAAGGTCGCGCCTGACATGGCGGAGATCGTTGCGCGCGCGCTCGTGCGGGCGGAAGCGGACGGCATTTCCTCGCACGGCGTCGCGCGGGTGCCCCCCTATGCCGAACAGGCGAAATGCGGCAAGGTCGACGGCTTCGCGAAACCGACGGCACAGCGTGCCCGTCCGGGCGTGATCAATGTCGACAGCCACATCGGCTTTGCCTTTCCTGCGATAACGCTCGGGCTCGCGGAAGGATCCAAGGCGGCGAAAGAGACCGGAGTCGCGGCCATCGGCATCGCCCATTCGCACCATTTCGGCGTCGCCGGCCATCATGTCGAGGACGCGGCCGACCAGGGGCTCGTTGCGCTGGCCTTCTCCAACACGCCGTCGGCGATCGCGCCCTGGGGCGGCAAGAAGGCGCTCTACGGCACCAATCCGATCGCTTTCGCCTGGCCGCGTCCCGGCAAGCCTCCGATGGTGATCGACCTGTCCGTCTCCACCGTGGCCCGCGGCAAGGTGATGCTTGCCGCCAAGGCCGGAAAATCCATTCCCGACGATTGGGCGCTCGACGCCGACGGCAATGCGACGACCGATGCGAATGCCGCCTTGGAGGGTTCCATGGCGCCGCTCGGCGGCACCAGTGCCGGCGCCAAGGGCGCGGCCCTCGCCCTGATGGTGGAGCTGCTCTGCGGCGCCCTCACCGGGTCCAATTTCGGCTATGAGGGAACGTCCTTCTTCGAACCGACCGGTGCCCCGCCCTCGATTGGCCATATGATCCTGCTGTTCGATTCGGCGGCCTTCGGCGGTGCGGAAAGCTTCGCCCTGCGCGGCGAGGAGATGTTCGCCGAGATCATCGCCCAGGAAGGGGCCCGCCTGCCCGGCGACCGCCGGCTGATCCTGCGCGATCAGGCGGCACGGGACGGCGTCGAGATCCCCGACGCGCTTTATGAAGACATCCGGGCCCGCGCGGCCTCCAATTGA
- a CDS encoding GNAT family N-acetyltransferase, whose product MTDGIIIRPATREDVPQLFKLVQGLAEYVKESHLLKATEADLLRDGFGPEPRFKAVVADDGAGNLLGNVIYSANYSTWLGRSVCYIDDFFVSEAARGKGLGKRLMAAVAAEAVAAGHGRIALSVLHWNPAREVYRRLGFKHEEEWLRYSVSGDALKELAAAAE is encoded by the coding sequence ATGACCGACGGCATCATCATCCGCCCCGCGACACGCGAGGACGTTCCGCAACTCTTCAAGCTGGTGCAGGGGCTCGCGGAATATGTAAAGGAAAGCCATCTGCTCAAGGCGACGGAAGCCGACCTGTTGCGTGACGGTTTCGGGCCCGAGCCCCGCTTCAAGGCCGTCGTCGCCGACGACGGCGCCGGGAACCTGCTCGGAAACGTGATCTATTCCGCCAACTACTCGACCTGGCTCGGCCGTTCGGTCTGCTACATCGACGACTTCTTCGTCTCCGAAGCGGCGCGGGGCAAGGGTCTCGGCAAGCGGCTGATGGCCGCTGTCGCGGCGGAAGCGGTGGCGGCGGGACACGGCCGCATCGCGCTTTCGGTGCTGCACTGGAACCCGGCCCGCGAGGTCTATCGCCGGCTCGGGTTCAAGCACGAAGAGGAATGGCTGCGCTATTCGGTCTCCGGAGACGCCCTGAAGGAACTCGCGGCGGCAGCCGAGTGA